In Diachasmimorpha longicaudata isolate KC_UGA_2023 chromosome 7, iyDiaLong2, whole genome shotgun sequence, the following proteins share a genomic window:
- the LOC135164726 gene encoding luc7-like protein 3: MAAAAAAALLDELMGRNRNVLPNEKPKELNWEDPEFCKLYLVKFCPHDLFVNTRADLGACVHVHDDEARDLFEKAAYSYRKQQYEDEFIRFCQSMLSEVERKIVKGKQRLALIGKTEAPTLTPAQTQRNEEQIALLTEKINKLVEEAEQSGIQGNVEQAQGLMRLCDQLKEERETLRKSNDNSHYNQTAELAAAQEKQMEVCDVCGAFLIVGDAQQRIDDHLMGKQHVGYARLKSALQEIMTKRERARDEKEQKRDEDRKQRARANEEIERKRRESERERDRDRDRDKRRRRDDDKVRHDFHRNVGHRSRSKSRDRHERHREEENYRRHNRDKGARDHRNSNSHGRRRHRSRSRSHK; encoded by the exons ATGGCTGCAGCAGCGGCTGCCGCACTCCTTGATGAGTTGATGGGAAGGAACCGAAATGTCCTTCCTAATGAGAAGCCTAAGGAGCTAAACTGGGAGGATCCTGAG TTTTGCAAGCTCTACCTGGTGAAATTCTGTCCGCAcgatttatttgtaaatactAGAGCAGACCTCGGAGCCTGTGTCCACGTTCATGATGACGAGGCTCGAGATTTATTCGAGAAAGCCGCCTATTCGTACCGAAAACAACAGTACGAGGATGAATTCATTCGTTTCTGCCAGAGTATGCTCAGTGAGGTTGAGAGGAAAATCGTCAAAGGAAAGCAACGACTTGCATTAATCGGCAAGACCGAGGCA CCCACTTTGACGCCAGCACAGACCCAGAGGAATGAGGAGCAGATAGCTCTTTTGACtgagaaaatcaataaactAGTGGAAGAGGCTGAACAAAGTGGCATCCAGGGGAATGTTGAACAAGCGCAGGGACTCATGAGACTTTGTGATCAGCTGAAGGAGGAACGAGAGACTTTGAGGAAATCTAATGATAATAGTCACTATAATCAG ACAGCAGAACTAGCAGCTGCACAGGAGAAACAAATGGAAGTATGTGATGTTTGTGGAGCATTCCTAATTGTTGGTGACGCCCAACAACGTATAGACGATCACTTAATGGGGAAGCAACACGTTGGATACGCTAGACTCAAAAGTGCCCTTCAAGAAATAATG ACGAAAAGAGAAAGAGCCAGAGATGAAAAAGAACAAAAGAGAGATGAAGACAGAAAACAGAGGGCTCGAGCCAATGAAGAAATTGAGCGGAAGAGGCGAGAgagcgagagggagagggaccGCGATCGCGACAGGGACAAGCGCCGTCGACGTGACGACGATAAAGTTCGTCATGATTTCCATAG GAATGTTGGACACAGAAGTCGAAGCAAATCGCGTGACCGTCACGAACGTCACAGAGAAGAAGAGAACTACAGACGGCACAACAGAGATAAGG GAGCTCGTGACCACCGAAATTCCAATAGTCACGGCCGCCGTCGTCATCGATCCAGAAGTCGGAGTCACAAGTAA
- the LOC135164724 gene encoding MAP/microtubule affinity-regulating kinase 3-like, with protein MPTTLENDMERTENPETSSESPDETVYEPMDTSEEPSIPTESDQLPASQPMDSDTFMMAVDPTYEPTPIPSASNSMMTSSTNSRDEVSDPIPLGPTNGLSFAGSPLDSQVSREPIDETRNIYDLSDLTYVPRSPDFSPVGNGYYSSSEMSSPTYTPTETHEVPELGPSAGPSTLNTQLARPQDELDPMIQVPPYGIPVSSKTIKRAGPYILGPLIGTSPVRSIVQCLARKEGTDKYFTIKILTLKDENEYETQDDRQGKMLLHAEYSLLSLLQNQDGVVHHHGFFKDAAMGERSTPNGRVYTGRIKRRLCLVLDCLTPHDFNPRNDELLNLQHHVIREKKLSEKESLLIFADTVRIVAELHKRNIVHRDLKLGNIVLNRKTRKVTITNFCLGKHLASEKDLLKDQRGSPAYISPDVLCGKPYLGKPSDMWALGVVLFTMLYGQFPFYDSSPTQLFNKIRAAIYHIPNDGRVSEGTTYLIKDLLVLQPHRRLTAVQVLESLSLIIETFKIHGPIGEEEQVVPDISDEKEDPCDKKTEINAQKKLESQPCTDLFKKVTFQEQLQQMMNQQQSPLLPRARPFGQIPVHRVDSDPRELTPAELEKYSHLIPRESQRSHSHGPRRDGIHLRTRSGNRYRTAPGSAPLPVRQNPNSGRGHSTSNPTNPPATEAVHVVGLNPGSSSHRPGGPWPESSSRDGASTSSALINNRTSERGPDRLHSGHDGGHSGVPVSQNRTASGRPGLPINADVSVSPSFLPESPARAPSRPITERPENAAPLSSRDPTDVRHARLTQLRARYDHARMSMAIRACLLSRNNQRNSEPPRPVALSNRSVPDVDTVAQQSRFREAVLDHMMSFRVRVQQRRIDNIERQMNVMTSLDRSTERMKRILVNRVRGLSSDSPRPRNPAANQNDPRVSPGSERNDGNAVIPSGEDRRAVQRRLERRSDSSGFPNFANALQQLATRLTRPSQGQDGSAPGQDGSAPGQEGQGGSQ; from the exons ATGCCAACAACACTCGAAAATGACATGGAAAGGACAGAAAACCCCGAGACTTCCTCAGAGTCTCCTGACGAGACAGTTTACGAGCCGATGGACACGAGTGAGGAGCCATCAATCCCAACAGAATCAGATCAGCTCCCAGCCTCCCAGCCAATGGACTCAGACACCTTCATGATGGCAGTCGATCCAACCTACGAGCCCACACCCATTCCCAGTGCGTCTAATTCCATGATGACATCCTCGACCAATTCACGTGACGAGGTGTCTGACCCCATACCCCTAGGCCCCACCAACGGGCTCTCCTTCGCAGGAAGCCCATTGGACTCTCAAGTCTCACGAGAGCCCATTGACGAGACTCGAAATATCTACGACTTAAGTGACCTTACCTACGTACCACGATCGCCCGACTTCAGCCCTGTGGGAAATGGCTACTATTCATCAAGCGAAATGTCCTCACCCACATACACCCctactgaaacgcacgaagtACCTGAATTGGGGCCCAGCGCAGGCCCAAGCACACTGAATACTCAACTAGCCAGACCCCAAGACGAACTAGATCCGATGATCCAAGTGCCACCGTATGGCATCCCAGTGTCCTCCAAGACAATCAAAAGAGCTGGCCCATACATCCTGGGACCCCTCATAGGAACCTCACCAGTGAGGAGCATTGTCCAGTGTCTTGCCAGGAAAGAAGGTACTGACAAATACTTCACTATAAAAATCCTCACCCTGAAGGACGAAAACGAATACGAAACGCAGGATGACCGTCAAGGAAAGATGCTTTTGCACGCTGAGTATTCCTTGCTGAGCCTTCTCCAGAATCAGGACGGAGTGGTTCACCACCACGGGTTCTTCAAGGACGCGGCAATGGGGGAAAGATCGACGCCCAATGGACGAGTCTACACTGGCAGAATCAAAAGAAGACTCTGTTTAGTTCTGGACTGTCTCACTCCTCACGACTTCAACCCCAGGAACGACGAGCTTCTGAATCTCCAGCACCACGTGATCAGAGAGAAGAAACTCTCAGAGAAGGAGAGTCTCTTAATATTCGCTGATACCGTGAGAATTGTTGCTGAACTACACAAGAGGAATATAGTCCACAGAGACTTGAAACTGGGGAACATAGTGTTGAatagaaaaacgagaaaagttACGATAACAAATTTTTGCCTGGGAAAACACTTGGCTAGTGAGAAGGACCTGCTGAAGGACCAACGTGGAAGTCCAGCGTACATATCACCGGATGTACTTTGTGGGAAGCCATATCTGGGAAAGCCTTCTGACATGTGGGCCCTTGGTGTCGTTCTCTTCACGATGCTCTATGGACAGTTTCCCTTCTACGATAGCAGTCCCACTCAACTGTTTAATAAGATTAGGGCAGCCATCTATCATATTCCGAATGATGGAAGGGTCTCCGAGGGGACGACTTATCTGATAAAAGACCTGCTAGTGCTCCAGCCCCACAGGAGACTGACAGCTGTTCAGGTGCTGGAGTCTCTGAGTCTTATCATAGAAACTTTCAAGATACATGGACCTATTGGGGAAGAAGAGCAGGTGGTGCCTGACATTTCTGATGAGAAGGAGGACCCCTGCGACAAGAAGACGGAAATCAATGCTCAGAAAAAGCTCGAGTCCCAACCTTGCACGGATTTATTCAAGAAGGTCACGTTTCAAGAGCAGTTGCAGCAGATGATGAATCAGCAACAGAGCCCTCTACTCCCCAGGGCTCGACCCTTCGGCCAAATACCAGTTCACAGGGTTGATTCTGACCCCAGGGAACTGACACCAGCTGAGTTGGAGAAGTACAGCCATCTAATTCCGAGAGAAAGCCAGAGGAGCCACTCCCATGGGCCCAGAAGAGACGGCATTCACCTCAGGACTCGCTCAGGGAATAGATATAGAACTGCCCCGGGATCTGCACCACTTCCTGTCAGGCAGAACCCAAATTCGGGTCGTGGGCATTCCACATCGAACCCCACAAATCCACCAGCCACAGAGGCAGTTCATGTGGTGGGATTGAACCCTGGGAGTTCAAGTCATAGACCTGGTGGACCTTGGCCTGAGTCTAGTTCTAGGGATGGGGCCTCCACCTCCTCTGCTTTGATAAACAATAGAACCAGTGAAAGGGGTCCTGATAGGCTGCATTCTGGTCACGATGGAGGACACTCTGGAGTCCCTGTCAGCCAGAATCGAACTGCCTCAG GTCGTCCTGGATTGCCGATAAATGCAGATGTATCAGTGTCACCATCATTTCTCCCAGAGAGTCCAGCGCGTGCCCCATCCAGGCCAATAACTGAGCGTCCAGAAAATGCTGCCCCATTATCATCAAGAGATCCGACAGATGTGAGACATGCTCGATTAACCCAGCTTCGAGCTCGTTACGATCACGCCAGGATGTCTATGGCCATTCGTGCGTGCTTGCTGAGTCGAAATAATCAAAGGAATAGTGAGCCTCCCAGGCCCGTTGCCCTGTCCAACCGATCTGTCCCTGATGTAGACACGGTGGCCCAACAGAGCCGATTCAGGGAGGCCGTTCTCGATCATATGATGTCGTTCCGGGTGCGGGTGCAGCAACGCAGGATTGACAACATCGAGAGACAGATGAATGTGATGACAAGCTTGGACAGGAGCACTGAGAGAATGAAGAGGATTCTTGTGAACAGGGTGAGGGGTTTATCGTCAGACTCCCCTAGGCCGAGAAATCCGGCAGCCAATCAGAATGACCCTAGGGTGAGCCCCGGGAGTGAGAGGAACGATGGAAATGCTGTGATACCTAGTGGTGAGGACAGGAGAGCTGTTCAGAGAAGGCTCGAGAGAAGGAGTGATTCCTCGGGATTTCCCAATTTCGCTAATGCCCTTCAGCAACTCGCGACGAGGCTCACCAGGCCCTCACAGGGGCAAGACGGCTCAGCGCCAGGGCAGGACGGCTCGGCGCCAGGGCAGGAGGGCCAAGGAGGGAGCCAGTGA
- the LOC135164730 gene encoding large ribosomal subunit protein eL20 has protein sequence MKAKGELKEYEVIGRKLPTEKEKTTPLYKMRIFAPDAIVAKSRFWYFLRQLKKFKKSTGEIVSLKQISEKTPTKIKNFGIWLRYDSRSGTHNMYREYRDLSVSGAVTQCYRDMGARHRARAHSIQIIKVEIVKAANCRRPQVKQFHDSHIRFPLAKRIQHRNRMPLFSVRKPRTYFL, from the exons ATGAAAGCAAAGGGAGAA TTGAAGGAATATGAGGTGATTGGGAGGAAGCTCCCCACCGAGAAGGAGAAGACGACTCCTCTCTACAAAATGAGGATTTTCGCTCCTGATGCTATCGTTGCTAAATCTCGTTTCTGGTACTTCTTGAGACAACTGAAGAAGTTCAAGAAATCCACTGGAGAAATTGTTTCTCTTAAACAG ATTTCCGAGAAGACCCCAACTAAAATCAAGAACTTCGGTATCTGGTTGAGGTACGATTCTCGTTCAGGCACTCACAACATGTACAGGGAGTATCGTGATCTGTCAGTGAGTGGTGCTGTAACTCAGTGCTACCGTGACATGGGAGCCCGTCACCGTGCACGTGCTCACTCCATCCAAATCATCAAAGTGGAGATTGTTAAGGCCGCTAACTGCCGCAGACCCCAGGTCAAGCAGTTCCACGACAGCCACATCAGATTCCCACTGGCCAAGAGGATTCAGCACAGGAACAGAATGCCACTGTTCAGTGTACGCAAACCACGTACCTACTTCCTGTAA
- the LOC135164727 gene encoding F-box only protein 6-like: MGQRQDRQQEASQRVEFDPEGNNGLILSTTYIPEELLGEIFCYIDPVTLLDLQLVCQRWKNIIQEYVWRKKAERIFGQSLQSIKDLPWCVYYHICRGKLFERNLVKNHSAQKGLDEWHIISQGGDHWKVEKPPVGVTPLPKDPVFEGHQSCFATSYYTCTKSQSIDLVAEGFNAQILDNFPPPIMVGEWYSARWDCPAIYELLVILVNDKRKEIDRFKFFDAIDGSKQNEWHHVSHEFKDYGPGLRKIIFKHTGKDNLFWAGHYGSKMAGASVVFKVPQARPDEPTTTEPRRISSASLDVDAKMYYADIETDSDSDVNDYD; the protein is encoded by the exons ATGGGACAACGTCAAGATCGACAACAGGAGGCTTCCCAACGAGTGGAGTTTGATCCAGAAGGGAACAACGGGCTTATCCTCTCCACGACCTACATTCCCGAAGAGCTTTTAGGTGAAATATTTTGCTACATTGACCCCGTTACCCTGCTGGACTTGCAGCTAGTCTGTCAACGGTGGAAGAACATCATTCAGGAGTACGTCTGGAGGAAGAAAGCTGAACGCATTTTCGGCCAGTCCCTGCAATCCATCAAAGACCTTCCATGGTGTGTCTATTATCACATATGCAGAGGAAAACTATTCGAGAGAAATCTCGTGAAGAATCACTCGGCGCAAAAGGGATTAGATGAATGGCACATTATCAGTCAAGGAGGAGACCATTGGAAAGTAGAAAAACCTCCCGTGGGTGTCACACCTCTACCCAAGGATCCCGTTTTCGAGGGACATCAAAGTTGCTTTGCAACTTCCTACTACACGTGTACTAAGTCACAATCTATTGATCTAGTGGCCGAGGGCTTCAATGCACAGATTCTAGATAATTTTCCCCCACCTATAATG GTTGGTGAATGGTACAGTGCGCGATGGGATTGTCCAGCAATTTACGAACTCCTAGTGATCCTAGTCAACGACAAAAGGAAGGAAATCGACAGGTTCAAGTTTTTCGATGCAATAGACGGGTCAAAGCAGAATGAGTGGCATCAC GTGTCACACGAGTTCAAAGATTACGGTCCAGGCTTgaggaaaataatattcaagcACACTGGTAAGGACAATCTCTTCTGGGCTGGCCACTATGGTAGTAAAATGGCCGGTGCCTCGGTCGTCTTTAAAGTACCTCAGGCTCGACCTGACGAGCCCACAACAACTGAACCCCGACGAATCTCCTCAGCCAGCCTCGATGTAGATGCCAAAATGTATTACGCTGATATTGAGACAGACTCTGACTCCGATGTGAATGattatgattaa
- the LOC135164725 gene encoding protein inturned, with translation MNGGERKASSKAENRRDGTVSTNDCEKRDEDEHSWWASDSGSSTGSYYSDTESSIVEWESEIGPTGDVFYIESSPETQNNNDRLYNEQLESPPPELMRRRSTRAGKLMRLIRRRESKRYSTRIKKSKNGVSKQSESGAMHKEGNGNKEVKFQDYQAGEIREVMLWVDPDKRHKLGRRATLCEAFLGISPGDFSDKIRVMVAGFIPDGEAMKNKNIKIGDWLRSINSQEVTSNNLEHILSELTSPTTIKLELQRVAGVEVTSTEVPPSSVPKQTPLVRRLVDKEETKKLMESLLDYSFGVIYLQTSGLSESGPELQGVTYTYPRSESKTHSILCTARGAFITLNHMLPETLGSQPISTTISVGSEDIHILYCPRGDELLLMAIPGRWYTLEESLELMTETTRTLEFTYQSLTKCFNKEDHHEVLDHFFCLIFTNLLKLRTEDTAGDVPMQFQLESRRKCEFEEVIGAPQMINLPRDAQIQIDAALNEMEAMDYRDWNEDPMDCQRLYTIYGSCLYHKSYLLASHLAKDDLIDVHSFLRQNGLLNLVENETTKSLVLWRTVFPSSCGRGDPGETSGAAGGKWFLLVVGFGSELLAVVLESGGCTARLEENEGPDVFYVEEAQETLKHIQKIGISTLAVKWISANARPETADVQERNSVRSSSTIAENLLGLIKPPETGAVGGKSYASPVGAKKIPEVTSILKKRSPEQSPVMSGSVYSLQTSEDSMSQGTGAVSEMSDEAAPILGRRATRERNLAASRLSDDSDSDVEIYRNDSQTCSMDVSDIRESLLNQAEYIAPTKLTAGDKNCLLHYVHLDTLEGVLLSSRTIEQPDKNSEIIATFNECAHSIHKLLNNAVRFKKMLNEDVDKTAINKNLVAIKEHGVLFECESLSFWVVGRLYAVPQAKEFYVCYEDTVPQNLVEMAFRLNINWS, from the exons ATGAATGGGGGTGAGAGGAAGGCCTCGTCGAAAGCTGAGAACCGGCGCGATGGCACAGTTTCAACGAACGATTGTGAAAAACGCGACGAGGACGAGCATTCTTGGTGGGCAAGTGACAGTGGATCGAGCACTGGGTCATATTACTCTGACACTGAGAG CTCAATCGTCGAGTGGGAGTCTGAGATAGGACCAACTGGTGATGTATTCTACATCGAGTCCTCTCCGGAGACGCAGAATAACAATGACAGACTGTACAATGAGCAGTTGGAGTCACCGCCGCCGGAATTGATGAGACGTCGTAGCACGAGGGCCGGGAAACTAATGAGACTGATAAGACGCAGGGAGAGTAAGAGATACAGTACGAGAATAAAGAAATCGAAGAATGGAGTGTCGAAGCAGAGTGAGAGTGGTGCGATGCACAAGGAGGGGAACGGGAATAAAGAAGTTAAATTTCAAGATTATCAG GCGGGAGAAATCCGCGAAGTGATGCTGTGGGTTGACCCTGACAAGCGCCACAAACTGGGTCGCCGAGCGACCCTGTGTGAGGCGTTCCTGGGCATAAGCCCGGGAGACTTCTCCGACAAAATTCGAGTGATGGTAGCGGGCTTTATCCCAGATGGTGAAGCGATGAAGAACAAGAACATAAAAATAGGAGACTGGTTGCGAAGCATAAACTCCCAGGAAGTAACCAGCAACAACCTGGAGCACATACTCTCCGAGTTGACGTCCCCAACAACGATCAAACTGGAGCTGCAGCGCGTAGCAGGTGTGGAAGTCACCAGCACAGAGGTGCCTCCCTCAAGCGTTCCAAAACAAACGCCGCTAGTTCGTCGTCTCGTGGACAAAGAAGAAACGAAGAAGCTGATGGAGTCCTTGCTGGACTACTCCTTCGGCGTGATTTACCTGCAAACATCTGGACTCTCTGAGAGCGGTCCAGAGTTGCAGGGGGTGACGTATACGTACCCAAGATCGGAGAGCAAAACACATTCCATTTTATGCACGGCTAGAGGCGCCTTCATAACCCTGAACCACATGCTCCCTGAAACCCTTGGATCACAGCCCATCAGCACAACTATCTCAGTTGGTAGTGAAGACATTCACATTTTGTACTGTCCTCGAGGTGACGAGCTCCTGCTAATGGCCATCCCTGGACGATGGTACACACTGGAGGAGTCCCTAGAGCTCATGACGGAGACAACGAGAACACTGGAGTTCACGTACCAGAGTCTGACCAAGTGCTTCAACAAAGAGGATCACCACGAGGTGCTAGACCACTTCTTCTGCCTGATCTTCACGAATCTTCTGAAGTTGAGGACTGAAGACACTGCTGGAGATGTTCCGATGCAGTTTCAGCTGGAGAGCAGGAGGAAATGTGAGTTCGAGGAAGTTATTGGTGCTCCGCAGATGATCAATTTGCCCAGGGACGCCCAGATTCAGATTGATGCAGCCTTGAACGAGATGGAGGCAATGGACTATCGGGACTGGAACGAAGATCCAATGGACTGCCAAAGGCTGTACACTATTTATGGCTCGTGCCTGTACCACAAGAGCTACCTTCTGGCCTCTCATCTGGCCAAGGATGATTTGATTGATGTCCACTCATTCCTCAGGCAGAATGGACTGCTGAATCTCGTGGAGAACGAAACAACTAAGTCCCTCGTTCTCTGGAGAACGGTGTTCCCTTCTTCGTGTGGCAGGGGGGATCCAGGGGAGACCAGTGGAGCTGCTGGTGGCAAGTGGTTTCTGTTGGTCGTTGGGTTTGGCTCTGAACTGCTGGCTGTTGTCTTGGAGAGCGGCGGGTGCACTGCTCGACTCGAGGAGAACGAGGGACCTGATGTCTTCTACGTTGAAGAGGCGCAGGAGACTCTCAAGCACATTCAGAAGATTGGGATCTCCACTCTTGCTGTCAAGTGGATCTCTGCAAATGCCAGACCGGAAACGGCCGATGTGCAAGAGCGGAATAGTGTTAGAAGTTCGAGCACCATTGCCGAAAATTTGCTGGGGCTCATCAAGCCTCCGGAGACTGGAGCCGTTGGGGGTAAAAGTTATGCGAGTCCCGTGGGTGCGAAGAAGATCCCGGAAGTCACGTCGATTTTGAAGAAACGGAGTCCAGAGCAGAGCCCTGTCATGTCGGGGTCAGTTTACTCTCTTCAAACGTCGGAGGACTCCATGAGTCAGGGGACTGGAGCTGTTTCTGAAATGAGTGACGAAGCTGCTCCAATCCTGGGGAGGCGTGCCACGAGAGAGAGAAATCTAGCAGCGTCCAGGCTATCGGATGACAGTGATTCTGACGTCGAGATTTACAGAAATGACAGCCAAACGTGTTCAATGGACGTATCTGACATCCGCGAGAGTCTATTGAATCAGGCAGAATACATAGCTCCAACAAAGCTAACAGCTGGAGATAAGAACTGCCTCCTGCATTATGTCCACCTAGACACCCTTGAAGGCGTACTACTATCCTCCCGGACCATCGAACAACCtgataaaaattcagagaTAATAGCGACTTTCAACGAGTGTGCCCACAGCATTCACAAGCTCTTGAACAACGCTGTAAGATTCAAGAAAATGCTGAATGAGGACGTGGATAAGACAGCAATCAACAAGAATCTCGTAGCTATCAAGGAGCATGGAGTACTCTTTGAGTGTGAGAGCCTGAGCTTTTGGGTCGTTGGGAGGCTGTATGCAGTACCACAGGCTAAAGAATTTTACGTCTGCTACGaggacactgttccccagaaTCTTGTGGAGATGGCATTCAGATTGAACATAAACTGGAGCTGA
- the LOC135164247 gene encoding cell division cycle protein 20 homolog — protein MSHLRYQKELSNLTRMDDAIKGPLPRWQKKGLDASNSSINISMNSSRMNASSMSLVPGKTPTKRAEMKTKKTPNKNAKKSPSRTNATTPAKTPSGGDRFIPSRSTTNFDLAYHKLHQHASDPDHDKTSMNDATSPSKKEMQRLISENLHGGDINSMRVLSYQNKAPEPPEGYQNPLRVVYSQSKTPASLKTSSRYIPQAPDRILDAPEIVDDYYLNLVDWSSSNVLAVALGGNVYLWNAATGTIEQLFELEGNDYVCSVAWIQEGPYLAVGCTSGNTELWDCSQMKRVRIMNGHAARVGSLAWNAHILTSGCRAGNLGHHDVRQRDHLVSSVHAHAQEICGLKWSTDGKYLASGGNDNMLQIWPAIGGTNQAQTRPIYTMNQHQAAVKALAWCPWQTNVLASGGGTADRTIRFWNCNTGACLNSVDTQSQVCSLLWSPTYKEIVSGHGYAQNQLTIWKYPNMTKVAELTGHTARVLHLAMSPDGTTVLSAGADETLRLWKCFQQDPTKKKKDHFEPKSVASKLKQSIR, from the exons ATGTCTCATTTGAGGTATCAGAAGGAGTTGAGCAATCTCACCCGCATGGACGATGCCATCAAGGGGCCACTGCCTCGATGGCAGAAAAAAGGACTTGATGCTTCAAATTCAAG CATCAACATTAGCATGAATAGCTCTCGTATGAACGCCTCGTCGATGAGTCTAGTCCCTGGGAAAACTCCAACAAAGCGTGCCGAAATGAAAACGAAGAAGACGCCGAATAAAAACGCCAAGAAGTCACCGA gtCGCACCAACGCAACGACACCAGCGAAGACACCCAGTGGTGGAGACAGGTTCATCCCCTCCAGGTCGACCACCAACTTCGACCTGGCGTACCACAAGCTGCATCAGCACGCCTCCGACCCAGACCATGACAAAACATCGATGAATGACGCTACGAGCCCCTCGAAGAAGGAGATGCAGCGTTTGATAAGTGAGAACTTGCACGGTGGTGACATCAACAGCATGCGAGTCCTCTCGTACCAGAACAAGGCTCCAGAGCCCCCAGAAGGTTATCAGAACCCTCTTAGAGTGGTGTACAGTCAGTCGAAGACTCCAGCCAGCCTCAAGACCTCCAGCAGGTATATTCCCCAGGCTCCAGATCGCATCCTCGATGCGCCTGAAATTGTCGACGATTACTACCTCAACCTCGTCGACTGGTCGTCCAGCAATGTTCTGGCTGTGGCCCTAGGTGGTAATGTTTACCTGTGGAATGCTGCCACTGGCACTATCGAGCAGCTGTTCGAACTCGAAGGAAATGACTATGTTTGCTCGGTCGCTTGGATACAGGAGGGGCCTTATTTGGCTGTTGGATGCACCAGTGGGAATACTGAGCTCTGGGACTGTAGTCAGATGAAAAGGGTCAGAATTATGAATGGGCATGCTGCCAGGGTAGGATCACTCGCGTGGAATGCACATATTCTCACTAGTGGATGCAGAGCTGGAAACCTTGGCCATCATGATGTGCGTCAACGCGATCACCTGGTCTCGTCAGTGCACGCCCATGCCCAGGAAATCTGTGGCTTGAAGTGGTCAACAGACGGTAAGTACCTAGCCAGCGGAGGCAACGACAACATGCTGCAGATATGGCCGGCAATAGGAGGCACAAATCAGGCACAAACGAGGCCGATTTACACCATGAACCAGCACCAGGCTGCTGTGAAAGCCCTGGCCTGGTGTCCATGGCAGACCAACGTTTTGGCCAGTGGCGGAGGAACCGCTGACAGAACTATTCGCTTCTGGAACTGCAACACCGGTGCCTGCCTCAATTCCGTGGACACCCAGTCCCAAGTGTGCTCGCTGCTCTGGTCCCCAACGTACAAGGAAATCGTTTCAGGACATGGCTATGCCCAGAACCAGCTGACCATCTGGAAATACCCAAATATGACAAAAGTAGCTGAACTGACAGGCCACACGGCTCGTGTTCTCCACTTGGCAATGTCTCCAGATGGTACGACAGTTCTCAGTGCTGGGGCCGATGAGACTCTACGTCTGTGGAAGTGCTTCCAGCAAGACCCcacgaagaagaagaaggacCACttcgagcccaaatccgtggCATCGAAGCTGAAGCAATCAATTCgatga